A stretch of DNA from Sander lucioperca isolate FBNREF2018 chromosome 8, SLUC_FBN_1.2, whole genome shotgun sequence:
ctgggtgagctgttcaaaatcggcacggcttgtgacgtcacaagccgaaacgagcaggctaaccgcaaccattagctcgtaagaacgaggtagcatgctagcgttagcatgctacctcgttctcaatagcaaagcactgctacaacacacacaagttcaccataatctacaaaagaaattcttacatgtgcaccctcatttagaagtctcccagctaatcctgccttgtaactgaccgaagttgtagaaacagcctttcttacTGTCtctggagctagctagctgacatgatctacatctgagctactgagcatgtgcaagtgcaatcaaagatagtgcagaagaagaagaagaagaaaagaggtctcactctgtagctaaaacagagaccagctgaaaagaggatctgcagcagtgagagagagcactgcagtacaacacaaatatggtgttttttgaaaattaaaccatgtaaacctattctggtacaaccttaaaatacaattatgaacctgaaaatgagcataatatggctgctttaaataatGTTCTGAGCCAATATAATCGTCTGTTGGAAACATAACTCAAAAGTTCAGAAAACAGTTTCATTATTTGCTTACATAATGAATGTTCTTGTTTAATAACACTGATTAGCTTTAAAATATAGAAATCTAACAGCCTTTGCATTTCATTCACAACTAATATCTGGAAACATTTCAGGTACCCACCCAGATAAGGTTTCTTGTTGTCAAACATTTCATCACTGCTAGGCACACTAAAGGGATGTCAATATGTGCAAGTTTGTATTTAAAGAAAGCCAAGGCCTTTGACTGGCAGAATTCTTTTTAAAATGGGCAGCCTTATTTTatggtctttttttattttgttttacatttgtgaATTGTACTTTTACATACTCTTTATTAAGTCAAAGTGAGGTTATCTTACTTGTCACCCTTAATCCAGCGCTCTCCGGTGACTGCCCTCATCCTCTGCCGTTGCATCTCCTGACGCCAGTGTGGAGGGGTTTCACTGTGCCGAAAACGATCTCTGGACCTGGAACGAGAGCGTGACGGAGTCCGATAGCGCTGGATGGGAAAAAGGACAAACCACTTACTTCTGTTCTTAACAAACTGAAACTAACACTGGCCAAGACAGACATTTTATAAAACTgcaattaaaaatgtttatgaATGGTGAAATTCAATTTTAAGTGTCACTGCCTTATAAAAGCTATTTGACATACTCAAATCTCATTAACACAATATGAATTATGACAGAGTGGACAAAATGTTAACGGCGCTCTTCTCATTGGTGCAGTGCACCTACCCTCGGACCCCTGCCTTTTATCTTCCTCCCGGACCGTGTCATCACCAGTCTTCTGTGATATGATGATTGAGAATTATATGTTATGCCAGCactaaagagagaaaaaaaacaaggcatGAAATTTACCAGACAATGGCATTATTCATCATGTCATATCGGCTGTTTGTGAAGCAAACTAACCTTTCTCTTGGCCTTTCCTCCTTTTTTGGCTGAACCTTTTCAGCCTcctcttttggcttctggaccGCCTGGGGACTCCTCCTCATGAGAAATCGGTTCTCTGGGATGGGTGGAATTTCTTCAGGACGTACAGTAGATGTAACCACCTCTTCTTGTTCTTTCTCTTCAGCACTTTCAGCCTCTGACCTGATGAATGAAAGCATTGCAGCTCAGAATAAAGACACTAGATACTGTTTACACTGCAGACAGTGCAAATGTGACAAATGAGGtaccttttcttttccttcttctctttcttttttagctttttcgccttctttttcttcttcttagaTTCCTTCTCAGATTCTTCAGAATCAGAGGAGGACTGTGATGAGCTCTCAGAGTTGCTGGAGATACTGCTGGAACTGGAAGAGGctcgctctctctttttttcatctttctttGCTGCAAACATTTAAGAGTTTTAGAAGCAGTGCTATATACAAATCTACAGTAGACAAATCACAAGTTGACGTTTGAAACTTATTTTGAAAGTACTGAAAAGGCTTCACGCAAACAAACCTTTAGATTTCGGGACAAGCTCTCCACAGTTCAAAACTTTCACGTCGGCATACGGTCTGCTATTAGGATCTGTTTTCTGGTTCTCCATGGTTTGAACAACCTCTTGGCCAGAAATCACATGACCGAAAACCACATggacactgaaaaaaaataaacacagtgGGGTTGAGCTTTAGCTATGTTGATCTAAGTGAAACATATTTGTGTATATTGTACACAATGCAATCAATCAGAGTTTTAGATGCGATGAAGCAGCACTCACCCATCCAGATGTGGTGAGGGTTTTGTTGTTCTGAAGTGTTACAGCAGGCCATTCAAGACAAAAAGGCATTTCATTATTCGTATGACTAAAGGATGACAGAATAAAACTAATAATAATGCTTCAAATCTATAATATAAAGGAAAGGTGCTTACATAAAAAACTGTGAGCCATTTGTATCTTTGCCCCTATTGGCCATAGACAACAGGTACTCCTTGTTGTGTTTAACAGCAAAGCTTTCATCTGGGGGAAAAGGATAAGATTGTACTGCCATCTTGAAGCCAACGCCGGTTTGGATAACAACTGACAGCTCTGACAGTGGACTCTTTACCTTCAAAAAAGCCTCCATAGATGGATTCGCCTCCTCGTCCATTACCTACGATGTCAgagaagaaataaaacataagaaGGGCTGCTACAGGAAAGAGATTTATAGAGTTATTAAACGTCTGCTAATTGCTGGTTATACAAATAGATTTGGTTAGGTTGATGTTAAGCTTTGTTGATGCTTTCCTTTTAAGATGCTGACGCCTGACGCCATACATGCACATGTAGCAGGTAAAAACCGACTGCTTTGTGATGCTTTTAACACATTAACTCTCTCTTCACAAGCTAAGTGCACCATTCACATCCTCCAAACTTTCATAACTCACCTTCGCTAAAGTCTCCTCCTTGAATCATGAAGTCTTTTACAACTCGATGGAACAGACATCCTTTGTAGTGCAGGGGTTTCATTGTGCCTTTACCAATGCCTTTTTCACCTGAATGAAACACAGTTCATTGTCAGCTATCAATATTAAAAACTGTGCCATGAAGTAAAACATTTCCTGGCATATTATTGTGTAGAAATCCATGATTCACCTGTGCAGAGGCACCTGAAGTTTTCACAAGTCTTGGGACAGATGTCTGAAAACAATTCAACCACAACTCTGCCGACTGTGAGGAAAGAGAATTGTTAGTTTTGTTTATTACGATGAAAAAAAATGACCTTCAGTGGTCAGTACATTAGTACTAATGCAGTATAATACAACATATTTGCAAGATATCCTACTGAAACCCTTCTGCCCACCCTAATTATATCAATGATTGTAGACTAAATATTAGAAACCATTTTTAGCATGCAATATAATTCAACAGTAGCaacacctctctaaaacagTAGACAAACTAAGACAGTACACCATTAACGGAGGTAACATTTATTACAGGGCTGTCATATTAGACTGCATTATCATTTAGCTGCAATGACATAATAAACTGACAACTGAGTGAATGTATCAGTAAGTAGCCAGAAAGTTGGTGTCCTTCTTACCGAGCACATTACTGATGCCAATGTCAAGGAAGCACCGAGTGCGCTGAACCTTGATCCCCATGATCTCCTTTACTGATCAAACACCTGGAGGGGAGAAACATAGAGAACACGAAGATAATTTAGCTCTAAATAACTTGCCTCGTCTTCTCAGGCTTTCGGttaattacagtgtgtgtgtgtgtgtgtgtgtgtgtgtgtgtggtcagaattgcttgtttgtttttgtacagGGCTTGTTGGGTTGATGCttaaaaactgtattttttttgtttatgcttTGTTCTCATacttatatttttacattttgtcttCCAATATAATGCACTTTGAGTTTACGTTTAATAAAAAGGTGCTTTATGAATAACGTTGCCAATTGCCATATAATGGACAACATAAACGTTACTGACACAGGTAGCGTTAACGCTGCGACGACAGAGGGATTTTAAAGAATGttcgtttgtttttttattctatcGTTATGGTTTCACGTAGACACACCGTCACCCTAACGGTAGGCCTGGTGTTAGCATTAGCAAGTTAACCTAGCCTCAGTCAGATTACATGTACAGGGATTCTTCTACATGATGTGAACTATACAATTTCGACATATTAACTACACAAATATATCGCCAAGACGTGGTTAATGCGATATCACATCACCTGGAAAAACAAGGATATCACTCCATATAGCGAGCAGCTCCCAAAAACGACGGAAATCAAGTTTCATTCAGTGTTGGGCTCACTGTTTTCTAAAGATGGCGCGGCAGGGACGTCAGTATTTCAAGAAGCGTGCGCCAGTCAACGCAGCCGGCACGTAGCTGGGAAACACGGAAACAGTGCGAAATTATATGACCTGAAACTGACCTGTCAGgtaccgttctcttaatacacaTACATGGTCAGGTACAGCTTTCTTTTAAAGAGGGTTAATTTAAAATCtcccaaaaaatatatatatccagCAAAAGAGACATAAGAGACATTAGGGAGATTTAGACTTAGTATTTAATATTCTTGCACTTTATATGAACAgaagaacaaacaatttgtcatttattttgtatcaCTGTATGTATACCATAATATGTTGGGTTGATGTTCAACATTTTATAAGAAGGAAAACTGGGCCAACCAATCAATTTCAGGATAAAGACATTTATTGACTTATATGTTTTGAAGGTAATGAGATTGAAAAatgttgatgtttttgtgtgcagtaaaatgcaacattcaCAAGAAGAAATGGGCAGACTCCAACCAAactttggacattttttttttttcataagacTAATTTTGTGTTTGGTAAATTTGTCATGGACCGATGATACAGTACATGGGCAGTTTTGTGTGTACATACTGTTATActtctgttttttaaatgatgtaaacaaaaaatggtACAGCTTTCTCAGAAATCATCCACATCAATTGTTCTCAAAGTAGGGTCCAGGGACCCCCAGAAAAAA
This window harbors:
- the ppig gene encoding peptidyl-prolyl cis-trans isomerase G translates to MGIKVQRTRCFLDIGISNVLVGRVVVELFSDICPKTCENFRCLCTGEKGIGKGTMKPLHYKGCLFHRVVKDFMIQGGDFSEGNGRGGESIYGGFFEDESFAVKHNKEYLLSMANRGKDTNGSQFFITTKPSPHLDGVHVVFGHVISGQEVVQTMENQKTDPNSRPYADVKVLNCGELVPKSKAKKDEKKRERASSSSSSISSNSESSSQSSSDSEESEKESKKKKKKAKKLKKKEKKEKKRSEAESAEEKEQEEVVTSTVRPEEIPPIPENRFLMRRSPQAVQKPKEEAEKVQPKKEERPRESAGITYNSQSSYHRRLVMTRSGRKIKGRGPRRYRTPSRSRSRSRDRFRHSETPPHWRQEMQRQRMRAVTGERWIKGDKGDMNEAKDEAAKAPRRERWTADTKREHTAEGKKDKKTRSHRSKSKEEENDEKNENPSKHKAKKRDKSQSRSKSREKSRRSKSREKGHKHKSDDRRGRSKSKDQNVNKKEKESESDHNKDRTKGHESDKKHKEDTKGRNGERTRTKSQSKERPTTKDGHRSSSRNRDKSGRAVSKDKEEKREKDRERGRERIRSQDRRHNSERENKKRGTSRDKEQRTRSPERNKPRDSHRGRRSRSKSNKRDHSKDRSSHRKDKDRESGNQRRRRSSSSESDRDERRKSQKSPDGKRRKANSSSRSKDRRSPAKPRPDSTKGRDRNNSKRNKSSSSSDSD